A single window of Liolophura sinensis isolate JHLJ2023 chromosome 6, CUHK_Ljap_v2, whole genome shotgun sequence DNA harbors:
- the LOC135469060 gene encoding uncharacterized protein LOC135469060: MLIIFFILSFLRMVVEENVSAERRINLHEVADQNTCAKFGPDELLDAPEERLEKLFKRFLSLSPEDGFNNIPNGTKAEYGHLIEVRNPLWSDKPFEIITGPFKNVDSRILLDQIHLSKPERKIHLRYDSGKEGRLLTLTKLFKISEEVGYRGKKSGHKLEQRAKHYRKKKSKAPSVNEKRHTVVDDDIADLISKFGDAAVGEETGGSINTTKTVNIMVDKWNEQETEAKVMVYESDSDSSLSPTVENSKQAEDIKKVNTESRRQSCWERFRAVCCCCCSRITPENVHGPISTDTPRFVTNRRLGDGKGSQRLWQPHRRKCIHVKKSPTLPAHRSGKDLLRPK, translated from the exons ATGTTGatcatttttttcatcttaTCATTTCTTAGGATGGTCGTCGAAGAAAACG TGTCTGCTGAGAGGAGAATAAATTTGCATGAAGTTGCGGACCAAAATACATGTGCTAAATTCGGCCCTGACGAACTCTTGGATGCTCCAGAAGAGAGATTAGAAAAACTTTTCAAACGTTTCTTGTCACTCTCACCAGAAGATGGATTCAACAATATTCCTAATGGGACAAAAGCAGAGTATGGTCACCTAATTGAAGTGAGGAACCCGCTGTGGAGTGATAAGCCATTTGAAATTATAACAGGACCATTCAAGAATGTAGACAGCAGAATATTACTTGACCAAATCCATTTGAGCAAGCCAGAGAGAAAAATTCATCTAAGGTATGACTCAGGCAAAGAAGGTCGCCTGCTGAcattaacaaaacttttcaaGATTTCAGAAGAAGTGGGTTACCGTGGAAAAAAATCTGGGCACAAACTAGAGCAAAGAGCAAAGCATTATAGAAAGAAGAAATCAAAAGCACCATCAGTTAATGAAAAACGGCATACAGTAGTTGATGATGACATCGCAGACTTAATTTCAAAG tTCGGAGATGCTGCCGTGGGCGAAGAGACAGGAGGGTCTATTAATACCACCA AGACTGTTAATATTATGGTTGACAAATGGAATGAACAAGAAACTGAGGCAAAGGTGATGGTGTACGAATCTGACAGTGACAGTAGCCT ATCACCAACTGTGGAAAACTCAAAGCAAGCAGAAGACATAAAGAAAGTAAACACCGAAAGTAGACGACAGAGTTGTTGGGAAAGATTTAGGGCTGTTTGCTGTTGTTGCTGTAGTAGAATCACACCAGAGAACGTGCATGGTCCTATCTCCACGGACACCCCTAGGTTTGTGACCAATCGCCGGCTGGGAGATGGGAAAGGATCACAAAGACTTTGGCAACCACATAGACGAAAATGTATTCATGTAAAAAAGTCACCTACTTTGCCAGCCCATAGATCAGGGAAAGACCTGTTGAGACCAAAGTGA